One Panthera leo isolate Ple1 chromosome B1, P.leo_Ple1_pat1.1, whole genome shotgun sequence DNA window includes the following coding sequences:
- the GSX2 gene encoding GS homeobox 2 — protein MSRSFYVDSLIIKDSSRPAPSLPEPHPGPDFFIPLGMPSPLVMSVSGPGCPSRKSGAFCVCPLCVTSHLHSSRGPAGSGGGGAGAGGAGAGSGGGAPGGAGTLPLLKSQFSSGPGDAQFCPRVSHAHHHHHPPQHHHHHHQPQQPGSAAAAAAAAAAAAAAAALGHPQHHAPVCAATTYNVGDPRRFHCLTMGGSDASQVPNGKRMRTAFTSTQLLELEREFSSNMYLSRLRRIEIATYLNLSEKQVKIWFQNRRVKHKKEGKGTQRNSHAGCKCVGSQAHYPRSEDEDSLSPASANDDKEISPL, from the exons ATGTCGCGCTCCTTCTATGTCGACTCGCTCATCATCAAGGACTCCTCGCGGCCCGCGCCCTCGCTGCCTGAGCCGCACCCCGGGCCAGATTTCTTCATCCCGCTGGGCATGCCATCCCCGCTGGTGATGTCTGTGTCGGGGCCCGGCTGCCCGTCCCGCAAGAGTGGCGCGTTCTGCGTTTGCCCACTCTGCGTCACTTCGCACCTGCACTCCTCTCGTGGGCCGGCGGGCTCCGGCGGCGGGggcgccggggcggggggcgcaggGGCCGGGAGTGGTGGGGGAGCGCCGGGGGGCGCCGGGACCCTGCCCCTGCTCAAGAGTCAGTTCTCTTCGGGTCCTGGGGACGCGCAGTTCTGCCCGCGCGTGAGCCACGCGCACCATCATCACCACCCGCCGcagcaccaccatcaccaccatcagccCCAGCAGCCAGGCTCGGCCGCCGCTGCCGCagccgcggcggccgcggcggcggccgcggcggccttGGGGCACCCTCAGCACCACGCACCTGTCTGCGCCGCCACCACCTACAACGTAGGGGACCCGCGGAGATTCCACTGCCTCACCATGG GGGGCTCGGACGCCAGCCAGGTACCCAATGGCAAGAGGATGAGGACGGCGTTCACCAGCACGCAGCTCCTGGAGCTGGAGCGGGAATTCTCCTCCAACATGTACCTGTCTCGACTCCGGAGGATCGAAATCGCGACCTACCTGAACCTGTCGGAGAAACAGGTGAAAATCTGGTTTCAGAACCGCCGGGTGAAGcataagaaggaagggaagggcacaCAGAGGAACAGTCACGCGGGCTGCAAGTGTGTCGGCAGCCAGGCGCACTACCCGCGCTCGGAGGATGAGGACTCCCTGTCGCCGGCCTCGGCCAATGATGACAAGGAGATTTCTCCCTTGTGA